The Arachis hypogaea cultivar Tifrunner chromosome 16, arahy.Tifrunner.gnm2.J5K5, whole genome shotgun sequence genome contains a region encoding:
- the LOC112697547 gene encoding class V chitinase CHIT5: MTTSMVTFFTTLLVILMSFQTESLQHPIPSPYYSGSVKAGYWPSGNSLSPSSIDTRYFTHIYYAFVEPEPNTFNLIITSSDQNYIPQFINGLSSRNPPVKTILSIGGGSSNATLFSLMASTVKNRAAFINSTIQVARQYDFDGLDLDWEFPQNEQDMANLALLFKEWHQAVVFEAKVHRRPRLLLTAAVYYAHTIVLIGPGPRSYPAQAIKDYLDWASPMCFDYHGAWSNFTGYNNALFDPKSNISTQFGLGSWIQSGVPPSKLVFGLPLYGRAWKLQDPKVHGDGAPAVGAADGTDGTMNYNDILEFNKKNKATVVFDRSAVSYYTYAGTTWMSYDDAPSMTRKVQYAKSLGLKGYFFWQVGGDKNWTMSRQASSSWGH, translated from the exons ATGACAACAAGCATGGTCACATTTTTCACAACCCTTTTGGTTATACTCATGAGTTTCCAAACTGAATCATTGCAACATCCAATTCCATCGCCATATTATTCAGGATCAGTTAAAGCTGGATATTGGCCTTCAGGTAATTCTCTCTCACCTTCTTCCATTGACACAAGATACTTCACACACATCTACTATGCCTTTGTAGAGCCAGAACCAAACACCTTCAACCTCATAATCACATCCTCCGACCAAAACTACATACCTCAATTCATCAATGGTTTAAGCAGCCGGAACCCTCCCGTCAAGACCATATTATCCATCGGAGGGGGTTCCAGCAATGCTACCTTATTCTCTTTGATGGCTagcacggtaaaaaaccgtgcaGCCTTCATAAACTCCACAATCCAAGTGGCCCGTCAATATGATTTTGACGGACTAGACTTGGATTGGGAGTTTCCTCAAAATGAGCAAGACATGGCAAACCTTGCTTTGTTGTTCAAAGAATGGCACCAGGCTGTGGTTTTCGAAGCCAAGGTTCATAGAAGGCCACGTTTGCTGTTGACCGCAGCTGTGTACTATGCTCACACAATAGTACTTATTGGGCCTGGCCCAAGGTCTTATCCGGCCCAAGCTATTAAAGATTACTTAGATTGGGCTAGCCCTATGTGCTTTGATTACCATGGTGCATGGTCCAATTTCACTGGCTACAATAATGCTTTATTTGATCCTAAGTCCAATATAAGCACCCAATTTGGTCTCGGATCTTGGATCCAGTCCGGCGTCCCGCCCTCAAAGCTGGTTTTCGGGTTACCGCTTTACGGGCGAGCGTGGAAGCTCCAAGATCCGAAAGTTCATGGGGACGGAGCGCCCGCAGTTGGAGCAGCCGATGGCACGGATGGTACTATGAATTATAATGATATCTTGGAATTTAATAAAAAGAATAAGGCTACAGTTGTGTTTGATAGGTCAGCTGTGTCTTATTACACTTATGCTGGCACTACTTGGATGAGCTATGATGATGCACCCTCCATGACAAGGAAGGTTCAATATGCTAAGTCTTTGGGATTGAAAGGATATTTCTTTTGGCAAGTTGGAGGCGATAAGAATTGGACTATGTCAAGACAAG CTTCAAGTTCGTGGGGACACTGA
- the LOC112697548 gene encoding retinoblastoma-related protein 1 isoform X1, giving the protein MSPPATPNMEEDPKPSVPAVDDGDQAESRFAHFCKNGLVLDEKGLKEAMNLLAGTKHLLQANVSSMGNSEEAERYWFAFILYSIKKLTQKNEAGGKQETDNTGLTLCGILRAAKLNIADFFKELPQFVVKAGPILSNIYGSDWESRLEAKEMHANAIHLKILSKYYKRVFGEFFVAVDNVEKNSSVAVQASDYHRFGWLLFLALRVHAFSRFKDLVTCTNGLISILAILIIHVPARFRNFNINDSSRFVKKSNKGVDLLASLCNIYNNSEDELKKTMEKTNNLIANILKKQPCLASQCEAENLENFDRDGLTYFRDLMEESSLPSSLNILEKDYDDMIRNKGELDERLFINEDDSLLASGSLSGGSISASGVKRKFDTMASPVKTITSPLSPHRSPASHANGIPGSVNLKMAATPVSTAMTTAKWLRSLISPLASKPSQELERFLTSCDRDVTGDVVRRAQIILQAIFPSSPLGERCVTGSLQSASLMDNIWAEQRRLEALKLYYRVLEAMCRAESQILHATNLTSLLTNERFHRCMLACSAELVLATHKTVTMLFPAVLERTGITAFDLSKVIESFIRHEESLPRELRRHLNSLEERLLESMVWEKGSSMYNSLAVAKPSLAAEINRLGLSAEPMPSLDEIAMHINFSCGGLPPVPSLPKFETSPTQNGDTMSPKRLCTEYRNSFASPVKDRLLPFSNLKSKLPPPPLQSAFASPTKPNPGGGGETCAETGINIFFGKIIKLGAVRISGMVERLQLSQQIRENVYCLFQQILNQRTSLFFNRHIDQIILCCFYGVAKISQLNLTFKEIIYNYRKQPQCKPQVFRNVFVDWSLTRRNGRRGQEHVDIIAFYNEVFIPTVKPLLVELGPAEITTKNSRMPEVNVKNDAQCPGSPKISSFPSLPDMSPKKVSATRNVYVSPLRSSKMDALISHNSKSYYACVGESTHAYQSPSKDLTAINNRLNGNRKVRGSLNFDDMDVGLVSDSMVANSLYLQNGSCASSSGAPMKSEQPDS; this is encoded by the exons ATGAGTCCTCCAGCTACACCGAACATGGAAGAAGATCCAAAGCCTTCCGTTCCAGCCGTTGATGATGGCGACCAAGCTGAGTCTCGATTCGCCCACTTTTGCAAG AATGGACTAGTATTGGATGAGAAAGGCCTTAAAGAAGCAATGAATCTGCTTGCAGGAACCAAACATCTTTTACAGGCAAATGTTTCTTCAATGGGGAAT TCTGAAGAAGCAGAGCGGTATTggtttgcttttattttatactCTATCAAGAAATTGACTCAGAAAAATGAGGCGGGTGGGAAGCAAGAGACGGATAACACTGGGCTTACCTTGTGCGGTATATTGAGAGCAGCAAAGCTCAA CATTGCAGATTTTTTTAAAGAGCTGCCTCAGTTTGTTGTTAAGGCTGGTCCAATTTTAAGTAATATATATGGGTCAGATTGGGAGAGCAGGCTTGAG GCAAAGGAGATGCATGCAAATGCCATTCACCTAAAGATTCTTAGCAA GTACTATAAACGTGTATTTGGAGAGTTCTTTGTGGCAGTGGATAATGTTGAAAAGAACTCATCTGTGGCTGTTCAAGCATCTGACTACCATCGCTTTGGATGGTTACTTTTCTTGGCACTTCGTGTACATGCTTTTAGCCGTTTTAAAGATTTGGTGACTTGCACCAATGGTTTGATTTCTATCCTG GCAATCTTGATTATTCATGTTCCTGCGCGATTTCGAAATTTCAACATTAATGACTCTTCACGCTTCG ttaagAAGAGTAACAAAGGTGTGGACCTCCTGGCGTCTCTCTGCAATATTTATAACAATTCAGAAGATGAATTGAAGAAAACCATGGAGAAAACCAATAATTTAATCGCCAATATATTGAAGAAGCAACCTTGCTTGGCATCTCAATGTGAAGCTGAAAACCTGGAGAATTTTGATAGAG ATGGGTTGACCTATTTTAGAGATTTGATGGAGGAGTCATCTCTTCCTTCCAGTTTAAATATCTTGGAGAAAGATTATGATGACATGATTCGCAACAAGGGTGAATTAGATGAAAGGCTGTTCATCAATGAAGATGACAGCTTGTTAGCTTCTGGAAGTTTGTCTGGGGGTTCTATTTCTGCAAGTGGTGTAAAG CGGAAATTTGATACAATGGCATCACCCGTAAAGACTATTACAAGTCCACTCTCGCCCCACCGCTCCCCCGCATCTCATGCTAATGGCATTCCAGGCAGTGTAAATTTAAAGATGGCTGCGACTCCTGTAAGCACAGCAATGACTACTGCAAAGTGGCTTCGTAGTCTCATATCACCACTTGCATCAAAGCCATCACAAGAGCTTGAGCGTTTCTTGACATCATGTGACAGGGATGTCACAGGTGATGTGGTGCGCAGGGCACAGATCATATTGCAGGCAATATTTCCCAGCAGTCCCCTTGGAGAACGATGTGTAACTGGAAGCCTGCAAAGTGCGAGCCTGATGGACAATATTTGGGCAGAGCAACGTAGATTGGAGGCCTTGAAGTTATATTATAGGGTATTGGAAGCAATGTGCAGAGCAGAATCCCAAATACTACATGCAACTAATTTAACATCACTACTAACTAATGAGAGGTTCCATCGGTGTATGCTTGCCTGTTCTGCGGAACTTGTTCTGGCAACTCATAAGACTGTAACAATGCTGTTCCCTGCAGTATTGGAGAGGACTGGAATTACAGCTTTTGATCTTAGCAAGGTGATTGAAAGTTTCATTAGACATGAAGAATCTCTCCCAAGAGAATTAAGACGACATTTGAATTCCTTGGAAGAACGACTCTTGGAGAGTATGGTATGGGAAAAGGGTTCGTCAATGTATAACTCTTTAGCTGTCGCTAAACCTTCACTTGCTGCGGAAATAAATCGTCTCGGACTATCAGCTGAACCAATGCCATCATTGGATGAAATTGCAATGCATATTAATTTCTCTTGTGGAGGTTTGCCTCCTGTGCCTTCCTTGCCTAAGTTCGAGACGTCACCAA CTCAGAATGGGGATACAATGTCACCAAAACGACTCTGTACAGAGTATCGAAATTCTTTTGCTTCACCAGTGAAAGATCGGCTTCTTCCCTTCAGCAATCTTAAATCAAAGCTACCCCCACCTCCTCTACAGTCAGCATTTGCGAG TCCAACAAAACCAAATCCAGGAGGTGGAGGAGAAACATGTGCAGAAACTGGGATTAACATATTTTTTGGCAAG ATTATTAAGTTGGGAGCAGTCAGAATAAGTGGCATGGTTGAAAGGTTACAGTTATCACAACAGATAAGGGAGAATGTATACTGTCTTTTCCAGCAAATCCTTAATCAACGGACATCTCTCTTCTTCAACCGCCATATCGACCAAATCATTTTGTGTTGCTTTTATGGAGTTGCTAAG ATTTCTCAACTGAATCTAACTTTCAAGGAGATCATATACAACTATAGAAAGCAACCACAGTGCAAACCACAAGTCTTTCGCAATGTATTTGTGGATTGGTCATTGACACGCCGAAATGGG AGAAGAGGACAGGAGCATGTGGATATCATTGCATTCTACAATGAAGTATTCATTCCCACTGTGAAGCCACTTCTAGTAGAACTTGGGCCTGCAGAAATCACTACAAAAAACAGCCGGATGCCTGAAGTGAATGTTAAAAATGAtg CTCAATGTCCTGGATCTCCTAAAATATCATCTTTCCCAAGCCTTCCAGATATGTCACCAAAAAAGGTGTCTGCCACACGCAATGTATATGTCTCTCCACTACGATCATCTAAG ATGGATGCTCTAATATCACATAACTCAAAAAGCTATTATGCATGTGTTGGGGAGAGCACCCATGCATATCAGAGCCCTTCAAAAGACCTGACCGCCATCAATAACCGTTTGAATGG CAACCGGAAGGTCAGAGGTTCGCTCAATTTCGATGACATGGATGTCGGCTTGGTTAGTGACTCAATGGTTGCGAACAGCCTCTATCTGCAAAATGGAAGTTGTGCATCGTCGTCGGGTGCACCCATGAAGTCCGAGCAACCTGACTCTTAA
- the LOC112697548 gene encoding retinoblastoma-related protein 1 isoform X2 yields MNLLAGTKHLLQANVSSMGNSEEAERYWFAFILYSIKKLTQKNEAGGKQETDNTGLTLCGILRAAKLNIADFFKELPQFVVKAGPILSNIYGSDWESRLEAKEMHANAIHLKILSKYYKRVFGEFFVAVDNVEKNSSVAVQASDYHRFGWLLFLALRVHAFSRFKDLVTCTNGLISILAILIIHVPARFRNFNINDSSRFVKKSNKGVDLLASLCNIYNNSEDELKKTMEKTNNLIANILKKQPCLASQCEAENLENFDRDGLTYFRDLMEESSLPSSLNILEKDYDDMIRNKGELDERLFINEDDSLLASGSLSGGSISASGVKRKFDTMASPVKTITSPLSPHRSPASHANGIPGSVNLKMAATPVSTAMTTAKWLRSLISPLASKPSQELERFLTSCDRDVTGDVVRRAQIILQAIFPSSPLGERCVTGSLQSASLMDNIWAEQRRLEALKLYYRVLEAMCRAESQILHATNLTSLLTNERFHRCMLACSAELVLATHKTVTMLFPAVLERTGITAFDLSKVIESFIRHEESLPRELRRHLNSLEERLLESMVWEKGSSMYNSLAVAKPSLAAEINRLGLSAEPMPSLDEIAMHINFSCGGLPPVPSLPKFETSPTQNGDTMSPKRLCTEYRNSFASPVKDRLLPFSNLKSKLPPPPLQSAFASPTKPNPGGGGETCAETGINIFFGKIIKLGAVRISGMVERLQLSQQIRENVYCLFQQILNQRTSLFFNRHIDQIILCCFYGVAKISQLNLTFKEIIYNYRKQPQCKPQVFRNVFVDWSLTRRNGRRGQEHVDIIAFYNEVFIPTVKPLLVELGPAEITTKNSRMPEVNVKNDAQCPGSPKISSFPSLPDMSPKKVSATRNVYVSPLRSSKMDALISHNSKSYYACVGESTHAYQSPSKDLTAINNRLNGNRKVRGSLNFDDMDVGLVSDSMVANSLYLQNGSCASSSGAPMKSEQPDS; encoded by the exons ATGAATCTGCTTGCAGGAACCAAACATCTTTTACAGGCAAATGTTTCTTCAATGGGGAAT TCTGAAGAAGCAGAGCGGTATTggtttgcttttattttatactCTATCAAGAAATTGACTCAGAAAAATGAGGCGGGTGGGAAGCAAGAGACGGATAACACTGGGCTTACCTTGTGCGGTATATTGAGAGCAGCAAAGCTCAA CATTGCAGATTTTTTTAAAGAGCTGCCTCAGTTTGTTGTTAAGGCTGGTCCAATTTTAAGTAATATATATGGGTCAGATTGGGAGAGCAGGCTTGAG GCAAAGGAGATGCATGCAAATGCCATTCACCTAAAGATTCTTAGCAA GTACTATAAACGTGTATTTGGAGAGTTCTTTGTGGCAGTGGATAATGTTGAAAAGAACTCATCTGTGGCTGTTCAAGCATCTGACTACCATCGCTTTGGATGGTTACTTTTCTTGGCACTTCGTGTACATGCTTTTAGCCGTTTTAAAGATTTGGTGACTTGCACCAATGGTTTGATTTCTATCCTG GCAATCTTGATTATTCATGTTCCTGCGCGATTTCGAAATTTCAACATTAATGACTCTTCACGCTTCG ttaagAAGAGTAACAAAGGTGTGGACCTCCTGGCGTCTCTCTGCAATATTTATAACAATTCAGAAGATGAATTGAAGAAAACCATGGAGAAAACCAATAATTTAATCGCCAATATATTGAAGAAGCAACCTTGCTTGGCATCTCAATGTGAAGCTGAAAACCTGGAGAATTTTGATAGAG ATGGGTTGACCTATTTTAGAGATTTGATGGAGGAGTCATCTCTTCCTTCCAGTTTAAATATCTTGGAGAAAGATTATGATGACATGATTCGCAACAAGGGTGAATTAGATGAAAGGCTGTTCATCAATGAAGATGACAGCTTGTTAGCTTCTGGAAGTTTGTCTGGGGGTTCTATTTCTGCAAGTGGTGTAAAG CGGAAATTTGATACAATGGCATCACCCGTAAAGACTATTACAAGTCCACTCTCGCCCCACCGCTCCCCCGCATCTCATGCTAATGGCATTCCAGGCAGTGTAAATTTAAAGATGGCTGCGACTCCTGTAAGCACAGCAATGACTACTGCAAAGTGGCTTCGTAGTCTCATATCACCACTTGCATCAAAGCCATCACAAGAGCTTGAGCGTTTCTTGACATCATGTGACAGGGATGTCACAGGTGATGTGGTGCGCAGGGCACAGATCATATTGCAGGCAATATTTCCCAGCAGTCCCCTTGGAGAACGATGTGTAACTGGAAGCCTGCAAAGTGCGAGCCTGATGGACAATATTTGGGCAGAGCAACGTAGATTGGAGGCCTTGAAGTTATATTATAGGGTATTGGAAGCAATGTGCAGAGCAGAATCCCAAATACTACATGCAACTAATTTAACATCACTACTAACTAATGAGAGGTTCCATCGGTGTATGCTTGCCTGTTCTGCGGAACTTGTTCTGGCAACTCATAAGACTGTAACAATGCTGTTCCCTGCAGTATTGGAGAGGACTGGAATTACAGCTTTTGATCTTAGCAAGGTGATTGAAAGTTTCATTAGACATGAAGAATCTCTCCCAAGAGAATTAAGACGACATTTGAATTCCTTGGAAGAACGACTCTTGGAGAGTATGGTATGGGAAAAGGGTTCGTCAATGTATAACTCTTTAGCTGTCGCTAAACCTTCACTTGCTGCGGAAATAAATCGTCTCGGACTATCAGCTGAACCAATGCCATCATTGGATGAAATTGCAATGCATATTAATTTCTCTTGTGGAGGTTTGCCTCCTGTGCCTTCCTTGCCTAAGTTCGAGACGTCACCAA CTCAGAATGGGGATACAATGTCACCAAAACGACTCTGTACAGAGTATCGAAATTCTTTTGCTTCACCAGTGAAAGATCGGCTTCTTCCCTTCAGCAATCTTAAATCAAAGCTACCCCCACCTCCTCTACAGTCAGCATTTGCGAG TCCAACAAAACCAAATCCAGGAGGTGGAGGAGAAACATGTGCAGAAACTGGGATTAACATATTTTTTGGCAAG ATTATTAAGTTGGGAGCAGTCAGAATAAGTGGCATGGTTGAAAGGTTACAGTTATCACAACAGATAAGGGAGAATGTATACTGTCTTTTCCAGCAAATCCTTAATCAACGGACATCTCTCTTCTTCAACCGCCATATCGACCAAATCATTTTGTGTTGCTTTTATGGAGTTGCTAAG ATTTCTCAACTGAATCTAACTTTCAAGGAGATCATATACAACTATAGAAAGCAACCACAGTGCAAACCACAAGTCTTTCGCAATGTATTTGTGGATTGGTCATTGACACGCCGAAATGGG AGAAGAGGACAGGAGCATGTGGATATCATTGCATTCTACAATGAAGTATTCATTCCCACTGTGAAGCCACTTCTAGTAGAACTTGGGCCTGCAGAAATCACTACAAAAAACAGCCGGATGCCTGAAGTGAATGTTAAAAATGAtg CTCAATGTCCTGGATCTCCTAAAATATCATCTTTCCCAAGCCTTCCAGATATGTCACCAAAAAAGGTGTCTGCCACACGCAATGTATATGTCTCTCCACTACGATCATCTAAG ATGGATGCTCTAATATCACATAACTCAAAAAGCTATTATGCATGTGTTGGGGAGAGCACCCATGCATATCAGAGCCCTTCAAAAGACCTGACCGCCATCAATAACCGTTTGAATGG CAACCGGAAGGTCAGAGGTTCGCTCAATTTCGATGACATGGATGTCGGCTTGGTTAGTGACTCAATGGTTGCGAACAGCCTCTATCTGCAAAATGGAAGTTGTGCATCGTCGTCGGGTGCACCCATGAAGTCCGAGCAACCTGACTCTTAA